One Pseudomonadota bacterium genomic region harbors:
- a CDS encoding Tm-1-like ATP-binding domain-containing protein, whose protein sequence is MKRIIILGTLDTKAQQIAYLKEKIEARGQKAVILDLSMGNEPPFKADIPPSEILACSGPNSGSDVPAFLKEKGIAELKKVMAIGAGNKVMELLSKGEIDGIVALGGLSMAMLAASIMQRLPFGIPKVIGTTAAMVAYVKDLFGASDITLMQLIVEVGSINDLAWHAIEQVAGAISGMVDIGKNYTSLKLPPNSVAITELNFTPKCARWVEELLEKKGYNVFSFHAQGTSDRVMDNFIANGFFDGVIDIVPAGLVEEYYGGTRAAGMQRLDAPIERGIPLVLTPCCLNLTGCGPTRKNFEKYISRPTFKLDELRSYVRFNPEELKVAAGLYAEKLNKAKGPIKFLFPMKGWSNIDKAGTILYNPQDDLIFLNELKALLKAKIDIEEIDCNLEDEEFAVRLVDSLDSMLTSIKK, encoded by the coding sequence GTGAAAAGAATAATTATTCTCGGGACATTAGATACAAAGGCTCAGCAGATCGCATATCTTAAGGAAAAGATTGAAGCGCGGGGACAGAAGGCAGTAATACTGGATTTGAGTATGGGCAATGAACCTCCGTTTAAAGCGGATATCCCTCCTTCCGAAATACTTGCCTGCTCAGGTCCGAATTCAGGATCAGATGTCCCGGCATTTTTAAAAGAAAAGGGCATTGCTGAATTAAAGAAAGTTATGGCCATCGGGGCTGGTAATAAGGTTATGGAGCTTTTATCAAAAGGAGAGATTGACGGGATTGTTGCATTAGGCGGGTTGAGCATGGCAATGCTTGCAGCATCGATTATGCAAAGGCTTCCCTTCGGCATTCCCAAGGTTATCGGCACCACGGCAGCAATGGTTGCCTACGTAAAGGATCTCTTCGGTGCGTCTGACATTACACTCATGCAACTTATTGTGGAAGTTGGAAGCATTAATGATCTGGCGTGGCACGCAATAGAACAGGTGGCAGGGGCAATCTCGGGTATGGTGGATATTGGCAAGAACTATACATCGCTGAAACTTCCTCCAAATTCGGTTGCCATTACAGAATTAAACTTCACGCCCAAATGTGCGCGGTGGGTGGAGGAACTTCTGGAAAAGAAGGGCTACAATGTTTTTTCTTTTCATGCCCAGGGCACAAGCGACAGGGTAATGGATAATTTCATAGCAAACGGATTTTTTGATGGCGTTATAGATATTGTGCCTGCAGGGCTTGTTGAGGAATACTACGGCGGAACAAGGGCGGCAGGTATGCAAAGGCTCGATGCACCTATTGAAAGAGGAATCCCTCTTGTGCTTACTCCATGCTGCCTGAATTTGACAGGTTGCGGCCCTACTCGTAAAAATTTTGAGAAGTATATTTCAAGACCCACTTTCAAGCTTGACGAATTGAGGTCATATGTTCGCTTCAACCCTGAAGAATTAAAGGTCGCCGCTGGACTGTATGCAGAAAAGCTCAACAAAGCCAAGGGCCCCATAAAATTTCTTTTCCCCATGAAAGGCTGGTCTAACATAGATAAGGCTGGTACCATCCTTTATAATCCCCAGGATGATCTTATATTTTTAAATGAGTTAAAAGCCCTGCTAAAGGCTAAGATAGACATAGAAGAAATTGATTGCAATCTGGAGGATGAAGAGTTTGCTGTAAGACTGGTGGATAGTCTTGACAGTATGTTGACAAGTATAAAAAAATAG
- a CDS encoding alpha/beta hydrolase has product MPFEKINNLQVYYEVHGEGEVIILMHHGFGSTRIWDSVYPHFVAQGYKVVMFDRRGYGRSERGDDFPEFFQSDRYRLESVEELRILKENLGIKECHLLGQCEAGVIGIDYSIRYPREVKTLTVAGTQCYSKVPMTEFVVTKFKKQFADLEADIQARTIKNHGEAAEMNYNLFIKAGGAYGLDYFDLRPILSLVPCPTLILYPDRSIYFDVEQSIAFYRHLLKGELVVFPKCGHDTHEERPEDYTRTILDFIKRNTKGGDSNVHPAMTCLA; this is encoded by the coding sequence ATGCCATTTGAAAAAATAAACAATTTACAAGTCTATTATGAAGTACACGGTGAAGGTGAAGTTATTATCCTTATGCACCATGGCTTCGGATCCACCAGAATCTGGGATTCCGTTTATCCGCACTTTGTAGCCCAGGGCTATAAGGTGGTCATGTTTGACCGCCGGGGTTATGGCCGATCAGAGAGAGGCGATGATTTTCCTGAATTTTTTCAAAGCGACCGATACCGGTTGGAAAGCGTGGAAGAACTGAGAATACTGAAAGAAAACCTTGGCATTAAGGAATGCCATCTGTTAGGACAGTGTGAAGCTGGTGTTATCGGTATCGACTATTCAATCAGGTATCCCCGGGAGGTGAAAACTCTCACTGTTGCCGGCACCCAGTGCTATAGCAAAGTGCCCATGACTGAATTTGTCGTTACAAAGTTTAAAAAACAATTTGCAGATCTGGAAGCTGATATCCAAGCCAGGACGATTAAAAATCATGGGGAAGCTGCTGAGATGAATTATAACCTGTTCATCAAGGCCGGCGGGGCTTACGGTTTAGATTATTTTGATCTGCGGCCTATTCTTTCGCTTGTTCCCTGCCCTACCCTTATACTCTATCCTGACCGCAGCATCTACTTTGATGTTGAACAATCCATTGCCTTTTACCGTCATCTCTTAAAGGGCGAACTGGTCGTTTTTCCGAAATGCGGCCATGATACCCATGAAGAACGGCCTGAAGACTATACCCGTACTATATTGGACTTTATTAAGAGAAATACAAAAGGCGGAGACTCAAATGTCCATCCGGCCATGACATGTTTAGCATAA
- a CDS encoding LysR family transcriptional regulator, translating to MNLNQLRAFYGVIKTGTFSKAAEELNVTEPAVFMQVRSLERFLGYTLLDRFGKELRPTETGEILYEYAKKIFGLIDEATHAVRELQDLKKGFLRLGTARSLAYGLMPIVVSSFQDQYPSIRLFLDENNSQELVESILQRHHELAIVARLPYPDKIEAIPFATDEIVLIVSPQSKLAKKDNVSWSEVAKDPLVCTGAGSSTQSCIWKEFEKRNLQPLSVIEAGSTEFIIRLVKQGKGHSFLPSTCVKEDVARGELLTVSLDEGNFSFYIDVIHLKGKTLSPAASKFVSFLKEIGESAKFGKAIGTSFHSLYHD from the coding sequence ATGAATCTCAATCAGCTAAGAGCATTCTATGGCGTTATAAAAACAGGAACATTTTCAAAAGCTGCAGAAGAACTTAACGTTACAGAGCCTGCGGTTTTTATGCAGGTACGTTCCCTGGAGAGGTTTTTAGGGTATACCCTCCTTGACAGGTTCGGTAAAGAATTAAGACCTACCGAAACAGGCGAAATTTTATACGAATATGCAAAAAAGATTTTCGGTCTTATTGACGAAGCGACACATGCAGTGAGAGAATTGCAAGACCTTAAAAAAGGTTTTTTAAGGCTTGGAACTGCAAGATCGCTGGCCTACGGTCTGATGCCGATTGTCGTCTCCTCATTCCAGGATCAGTATCCCAGCATACGTTTGTTTCTTGATGAGAACAACTCTCAAGAATTAGTGGAATCGATATTACAACGCCACCATGAACTGGCGATTGTTGCACGATTGCCGTATCCTGACAAAATAGAAGCCATACCTTTTGCTACCGATGAAATAGTATTGATCGTGTCGCCACAGAGTAAATTGGCAAAAAAAGATAATGTGTCATGGAGTGAGGTAGCAAAAGATCCTCTTGTCTGCACAGGTGCAGGGTCTTCTACACAATCGTGTATCTGGAAAGAATTTGAAAAAAGAAACCTGCAGCCCTTATCTGTTATTGAAGCAGGCAGCACAGAGTTCATTATACGATTGGTCAAACAAGGCAAGGGACACTCTTTTCTCCCAAGCACTTGTGTGAAAGAGGATGTTGCGAGAGGAGAATTGTTGACCGTGTCTTTAGATGAGGGCAACTTTTCGTTTTATATTGACGTCATACACCTCAAGGGCAAAACCCTTTCCCCTGCAGCTTCAAAGTTTGTCAGCTTCCTGAAGGAGATCGGGGAGTCGGCCAAATTCGGGAAAGCTATCGGGACATCATTTCATTCGTTATACCACGATTAA